A region from the Patescibacteria group bacterium genome encodes:
- the trxA gene encoding thioredoxin, giving the protein MQFTDQNFEQEVIKSETPVLVDFFADWCGPCQMMHPIIEELAEEMKDKKVKIGKLNVDEAPETAGKYNVMSIPTLIIFKGGEPVETMAGAQSKEALVEKLEKIMGI; this is encoded by the coding sequence ATGCAATTCACTGACCAAAATTTTGAACAAGAAGTAATTAAAAGTGAAACACCAGTGCTCGTGGACTTTTTTGCTGATTGGTGCGGACCCTGCCAAATGATGCATCCAATTATTGAGGAGCTGGCAGAAGAGATGAAAGATAAAAAAGTAAAAATCGGCAAGCTTAATGTTGATGAGGCGCCGGAAACCGCGGGCAAATATAATGTCATGAGCATTCCAACTTTAATAATTTTTAAAGGCGGAGAGCCGGTTGAAACGATGGCTGGGGCGCAGAGTAAGGAGGCGCTGGTTGAAAAATTGGAGAAAATAATGGGAATATAA